Proteins encoded in a region of the Panthera uncia isolate 11264 chromosome B2 unlocalized genomic scaffold, Puncia_PCG_1.0 HiC_scaffold_24, whole genome shotgun sequence genome:
- the TDRD6 gene encoding tudor domain-containing protein 6 isoform X1: MSSTPGLPTPGTSLVLRVSFVDVRPEVIPVQLWGLVGERREEYLRLNREIQEAAATRLPWAPGSATASPGELCLVQVGLVWHRCRVVSQQAQESRVFLLDEGRTVTADAGSLAPGRSEFFHLPSEVLGCVLAGLVPAGGGGAGGGEPQHWPPGAVDFLSSLQGGQVHGRVLDVLLLHRLVLLEVPGLSQQMQELSLARQVPDSLFRSLLKRYVTAAAAGLGSGARVLPRVPPKQEHPGLDYFYPQLQLGVTEPVVVTQVCHPHRIHCQLRSLSQEIHRLSESMAQIYWGSTGTGDENSTSATREEREESPDKPGSPCASCGLDGHWYRALLLETFRPQCCAQVLHVDYGRKELVSCSSLRYLLPEYFRMPVVTYPCALYGLWDGGRGWSRSQVGDLKTLILGQAVNAKIEFYCSFEHVYYVTLYGEDGTNLNCVFGLQSCCLADQFLQSQGREEEEEEGEEEEEEEKGQATALQSQSPAEEADEEIPLPALRSTRLKINAFYDAQVEFVKNPSEFWIRLRKHNGTFSKLMRRMCRFYSSASKLEGVVLKPKPDDLCCVKWKENGYYRAMVTRLDDKSVAVFLVDRGSLENVDWYDVRMLLPQFRRLPVLALRCTLADIWPLGKSWSQEAVSFFKKTVLHKELVIHVLDKQDKQYVIEILDESRTGEENISKVMAQAGYAKYQEFETQENIPVSAHSPGRVSNHFTAKNNKISPAKRGDVEQKAQRDNTTSSVAEILTDPPVAADTPAGLVVQEKEKRVSVYSPLVQNFLEITPDSSCKGEVRVGSTVGVKVSSVENPGYFWCQLTRNIQDFKTLMCDIQDYCENTAAPYQGTTPACLAKRTVNGKWSRAVIRGAQSSQRVRVMFVDYGDEDVVAVKNICSISEEFLKVKAQAFRCSLYNLIQPTGQNPFAWNEKAIQAFREFVDNAWEDNLELKCTVFALASAHDEEPFNIVDLLTPFQSACHFLVEKRLARPVKLQKPLESSVQLHSYYYSTHEMKIGSEELVYITHVDDPWTFYCQLGRNANILEQLSCNITQLSKVLPNLKTSPLTPGTLCLARYTDGNWYRGMTIGKEPKKVFFVDFGNIHVVTSDDLLPLPKDAYDVLLLPMQAVKCSLSDIPAHIPDEITTWFQETVLDKSLKALVVAKDPDGRLIIELYDDSIQINANINEKLGLLGYKGGTRKKEESKDLLTATETLEVKKENLKLSPTEYSSRSVENSALCSMEILGEPHKSKTSPACREPKLLRSLTKTNFVTQYQDSVGNKDNQMCPFTAEKKEESFAESPLKATRLEATLSERNIGDSCNKDLPLKFSELPQKIIMPGFKTVVYVSHINDLSDFYVQLTDDEAEITSLSERLNDVRTRPEFYSGPPLQRGDVTCAIFPEDSLWYRAVVREQQPNDLLCVQFIDYGNVSVVHTNKIGKLDLLNALVPALCIHCSLRGLWAPEILNCKAVTRYFSRRTDEVQIRCEFVQFQDRWEVILADEHGIIAEDMISRYAFSEKSQVGLSDQITKGACSKSVHKTDIGTSLFLNWYNPNMKMIRAYATVIDGPEYFWCQFADTEKLQFLEAEVQTAGEQVTAWRSCVPCPHIGDPCIVRYREDGHYYRALIANICDDYLVSVRLVDFGNVEDCVDPKALWNIPSELLVVPMQAFPCCLSGFNISEGACPQEGNDYFYEIVTEDVLEITILEIKRDVCNIPLAIVDLKSKGESINQKMKKYSKIGISNSDLPYEKHDPEIKGALGSLSPEVGFKKPSSKAGQEKALYVESQTDKLSERTEKDLNITEAKPTKFYDPDTDNLFEAFENPCKDKIGVEVLEGKRECRLVDEAKFDDKHLMTGFNTLLPLQASETKEILELNSLEVPLSPDDESKEFLELESIELQHSLVGDEEKEPGRVPPLVPLPQGCDTEATLHPFTVQLPLNCESEKQPELELPTAQLCLDDKINPLSLPVGQRAQDPMCAEDTRKSSCMECFDDQPRLPLHLHGRNCDPNRQIEMNIYKEEFTEYKSRDAISPLTLFSEEESRDGRKRNNALQDHVSAQAEKTYTLEGFAVGSKCVVWSSLRNTWSKCEILEIGEEGTRVLNLSNGMEEIVNPENVWNGIPKLDKSPSEPFVTRFHALQQKSR, from the exons ATGTCCTCGACGCCCGGGCTGCCCACCCCGGGGACCTCGCTGGTCCTGCGGGTGTCGTTCGTGGACGTGCGCCCTGAGGTGATCCCCGTGCAGCTCTGGGGGCTGGTGGGCGAGCGGCGGGAGGAGTACTTGCGCCTGAACCGGGAGATTCAGGAAGCGGCGGCCACGCGCCTCCCGTGGGCGCCGGGCAGCGCCACGGCCTCTCCGGGCGAGCTGTGCCTGGTGCAGGTGGGGCTCGTATGGCACCGCTGCCGCGTGGTCAGCCAGCAGGCGCAGGAGAGCCGCGTCTTCCTGCTCGACGAGGGCCGCACCGTCACGGCGGACGCGGGCTCCCTGGCGCCGGGGCGCAGCGAGTTCTTCCACCTGCCCTCCGAGGTGCTGGGCTGCGTGCTGGCCGGCCTGGTgccggcgggcggcggcggcgcgggcgggGGCGAGCCCCAGCACTGGCCGCCCGGCGCCGTGGACTTCCTCAGCAGCCTGCAGGGCGGGCAGGTGCACGGGCGCGTGCTGGACGTGCTGCTGCTCCATCGCCTGGTCCTTCTGGAGGTGCCCGGGCTGTCGCAGCAGATGCAGGAGCTCAGCCTGGCGCGGCAGGTGCCCGACAGCCTCTTCCGCTCGCTGCTCAAGCGCTACGTGACGGCTGCCGCTGCCGGCCTAGGCTCGGGGGCCCGGGTCCTCCCGCGAGTCCCTCCGAAGCAGGAGCACCCTGGCCTGGACTATTTCTACCCGCAGCTGCAGCTGGGCGTGACAGAGCCGGTGGTGGTGACCCAGGTGTGCCACCCCCACCGCATTCACTGCCAGCTCCGGAGCCTCTCGCAGGAGATCCACCGCCTGTCCGAGAGCATGGCCCAGATATACTGGGGTTCCACGGGGACGGGGGATGAGAACTCTACCAGTGCCACccgggaggagagggaggagagcccAGACAAGCCTGGCTCTCCGTGTGCCTCCTGTGGGTTGGACGGACATTGGTACAGAGCGCTCTTGCTGGAGACGTTTCGGCCCCAGTGCTGTGCCCAGGTGCTCCACGTAGACTATGGAAGGAAGGAGTTAGTGAGCTGCAGCAGTCTCCGCTACTTGCTGCCCGAGTATTTTCGAATGCCCGTGGTGACCTACCCCTGTGCCTTGTATGGGCTCTGGGACGGTGGGAGAGGCTGGTCCCGGTCACAGGTGGGTGACCTGAAGACACTGATACTGGGCCAGGCGGTGAATGCCAAGATTGAATTTTACTGTTCCTTTGAGCACGTGTATTATGTCACTCTGTATGGAGAAGATGGGACCAACCTGAACTGTGTATTCGGGCTACAGTCCTGTTGCCTGGCCGACCAATTCCTGCAgagccagggaagggaggaggaggaggaggaaggggaagaagaggaggaagaggagaagggacaaGCCACAGCTCTTCAGTCTCAGTCTCCTGCTGAAGAAGCGGATGAAGAGATTCCACTCCCGGCCTTAAGATCTACCAGGTTGAAGATAAACGCCTTCTATGATGCCCAGGTAGAGTTTGTTAAAAATCCGTCCGAGTTTTGGATTAGGTTGAGGAAGCACAACGGCACCTTCAGCAAGCTGATGAGGAGGATGTGCAGGTTCTATTCCTCAGCCAGTAAGCTGGAGGGGGTGGTGTTGAAACCCAAACCCGATGACCTTTGCTGCGTCAAATGGAAAGAGAACGGCTATTATCGGGCCATGGTCACCAGATTAGATGACAAGAGTGTGGCCGTATTCCTAGTTGACCGGGGCAGTTTGGAAAATGTGGATTGGTACGACGTGAGGATGCTGCTTCCTCAGTTTAGACGACTGCCAGTGTTGGCTCTGAGGTGCACGCTGGCCGATATTTGGCCTTTGGGGAAAAGCTGGAGCCAGGAGGcagtttcctttttcaaaaagacTGTGCTCCACAAAGAATTGGTTATCCATGTCCTTGATAAGCAGGATAAGCAATATGTTATTGAGATTCTTGATGAATCAAGAACAGGGGAAGAGAACATTAGTAAGGTAATGGCTCAAGCCGGATATGCAAAGTATCAGGAATTTGAAACACAGGAGAACATTCCCGTAAGTGCCCATTCTCCAGGGCGTGTTTCAAACCATTTTACTGCCAAGAATAACAAAATCTCTCCTGCCAAGAGGGGAGACGTAGAACAGAAGGCCCAGAGAGACAACACAACTAGCTCTGTTGCAGAAATTTTGACTGATCCACCAGTCGCTGCAGATACCCCAGCTGGACTAGTggtgcaggaaaaagaaaaaagagtatctGTTTATTCTCCTCTAGTGCAGAACTTCCTGGAAATTACGCCAGACTCTTCTTGTAAAGGAGAGGTGAGAGTCGGAAGTACAGTAGGAGTCAAAGTGTCTTCTGTTGAAAACCCTGGCTACTTCTGGTGCCAGCTGACCAGGAACATTCAAGACTTTAAAACTTTGATGTGTGATATCCAGGACTACTGCGAGAATACAGCTGCTCCTTACCAGGGGACCACCCCCGCTTGTCTGGCAAAACGCACGGTAAATGGAAAATGGTCCAGAGCTGTGATCCGCGGGGCACAATCTTCACAGCGCGTCAGAGTAATGTTTGTAGATTATGGAGACGAAGATGTGGTAGCTGTGAAGAATATTTGCTCAATTAGTGAAGAGTTTCTCAAGGTTAAGGCTCAGGCTTTTCGGTGCAGTCTTTATAATTTAATTCAACCAACGGGTCAAAATCCTTTTGCTTGGAATGAAAAGGCAATCCAAGCTTTTAGGGAATTTGTAGACAACGCATGGGAAGACAATCTCGAGTTGAAATGCACAGTATTTGCTTTGGCTTCAGCACATGACGAAGAGCCGTTTAACATAGTGGATTTGCTAACACCGTTTCAGAGTGCCTGCCACTTTTTGGTAGAAAAGAGACTCGCAAGGCCAGTGAAACTTCAGAAGCCCCTGGAGTCCTCCGTTCAGCTACATTCTTACTACTATTCGACACACGAGATGAAAATTGGAAGTGAAGAATTGGTGTATATAACGCATGTGGATGACCCTTGGACATTTTATTGCCAACTGGGAAGAAACGCAAATATTTTAGAACAGTTGTCCTGTAATATTACACAATTGAGTAAAGTTTTGCCAAATTTAAAAACATCCCCCTTGACCCCTGGAACCTTGTGCCTTGCCAGGTACACTGATGGAAACTGGTATAGGGGGATGACAATaggaaaagaaccaaagaaagtcttttttgttgattttggaaACATACATGTGGTAACCAGCGATGATCTGCTTCCGCTACCTAAGGATGCGTATGATGTCTTACTTCTGCCCATGCAAGCTGTTAAGTGTTCATTGTCTGACATACCCGCTCACATACCAGACGAAATTACAACATGGTTCCAGGAGACTGTTTTAGATAAGTCATTGAAGGCTTTGGTGGTGGCAAAAGATCCAGATGGGAGACTGATTATAGAACTCTATGACGACAGTATCCAAATCAACGCTAATATCAATGAGAAGTTAGGGTTACTTGGCTACAAGGGTgggacaagaaaaaaagaagaaagcaaagatctCCTCACCGCGACAGAAACTCTTgaagtaaagaaggaaaatctcAAGTTGTCACCTACAGAGTATTCAAGTAGATCAGTAGAGAACTCTGCATTATGTAGCATGGAGATCTTGGGAGAACCACACAAATCTAAGACCAGCCCAGCATGTAGGGAACCCAAGCTTTTACGAAGTTTGACCAAGACAAACTTCGTCACTCAGTATCAGGACTCCGTGGGAAATAAAGATAATCAAATGTGTCCCTTCACAGccgagaagaaagaagaaagttttgcTGAGTCGCCTTTGAAAGCCACAAGACTAGAAGCTACCCTTTCAGAGAGAAACATAGGAGATTCGTGTAACAAAGATTTGCCTCTAAAATTTTCTGAGCTCCCTCAGAAGATTATAATGCCTGGCTTTAAAACAGTGGTGTATGTTTCCCACATAAATGACCTTTCAGACTTTTATGTTCAACTAACAGATGACGAAGCTGAAATCACTAGTCTTTCAGAGAGATTAAACGATGTTAGGACCAGGCCAGAATTTTATTCAGGTCCACCTTTGCAGAGAGGAGATGTAACATGTGCCATTTTTCCAGAAGACAGTTTGTGGTATCGGGCTGTGGTCAGGGAACAACAACCCAATGACCTTCTGTGTGTACAGTTTATAGATTATGGCAATGTTTCTGTGGTCCATACTAACAAGATAGGTAAGCTGGACCTTCTTAACGCACTGGTACCAGCCCTGTGCATTCACTGCTCCTTGAGAGGACTTTGGGCTCCTGAGATTTTAAACTGTAAGGCAGTGACGCGTTACTTTTCCCGAAGGACAGACGAGGTTCAAATAAGATGTGAATTTGTTCAGTTCCAAGACAGATGGGAAGTTATTCTTGCTGATGAACATGGGATCATAGCAGAAGACATGATTAGCAGATATGCTTTCAGTGAAAAATCTCAAGTAGGACTTTCTGACCAAATCACTAAAGGTGCCTGTTCAAAGTCTGTCCACAAAACAGACATTGGCACTTCACTGTTTCTTAACTGGTACAACCCAAATATGAAGATGATAAGAGCATACGCCACGGTGATAGATGGACCTGAATATTTTTGGTGTCAGTTTGCTGATACCGAGAAACTTCAGTTTTTAGAAGCAGAAGTACAAACCGCTGGAGAACAAGTAACGGCTTGGAGGAGTTGTGTCCCATGCCCTCATATCGGAGATCCTTGCATAGTGAGATATAGAGAAGATGGGCATTATTACAGGGCACTTATCGCCAATATTTGCGATGATTATCTGGTATCTGTCAGGCTTGTGGACTTTGGAAACGTCGAAGACTGCGTGGACCCCAAAGCACTCTGGAATATCCCTTCTGAACTCTTGGTGGTTCCCATGCAAGCCTTTCCATGTTGCCTCTCAGGATTTAATATTTCAGAAGGTGCGTGCCCTCAAGAGGGAAATGACTATTTTTATGAAATAGTAACAGAAGATGTGTTGGAGATAACAATATTAGAAATCAAAAGGGATGTTTGTAATATCCCTTTAGCAATCGTTGACTTGAAAAGCAAAGGCGAAAGTATTAaccagaagatgaagaaatattCTAAGATTGGCATCAGTAACAGTGATCTGCCCTATGAAAAACATGACCCGGAGATAAAGGGAGCTCTGGGGTCCCTCAGTCCTGAGGTTGGATTTAAGAAACCAAGTAGTAAAGCTGGACAAGAGAAAGCCCTATATGTCGAGTCACAGACAGATAAGCTCTctgaaagaactgaaaaagaTTTAAACATCACTGAAGCCAAACCAACTAAGTTCTATGACCCTGACACTGACAACCTTTTTGAAGCTTTCGAAAACCCATGCAAAGATAAAATTGGCGTCGAGGTACTGGAAGGTAAAAGAGAGTGCCGTCTGGTCGACGAAGCAAAGTTTGATGATAAACACCTCATGACAGGATTTAACACGTTACTACCACTGCAGGCTAGTGAAACAAAGGAGATATTAGAACTGAACTCACTTGAGGTACCACTTTCTCCTGATGATGAATCAAAAGAGTTCCTGGAGCTGGAGTCCATTGAGTTACAGCATTCTCTAGTCGGGGATGAAGAAAAAGAGCCAGGCCGGGTGCCTCCacttgtgcccctcccccaaggctGTGACACAGAAGCCACCCTGCATCCGTTTACAGTGCAGCTTCCCCTCAACTGTGAATCTGAGAAACAGCCGGAACTAGAATTACCCACAGCCCAGCTGTGTTTAGATGACAAAATAAACCCTTTGTCTCTACCAGTTGGTCAGAGAGCCCAAGACCCCATGTGCGCTGAGGACACAAGGAAGTCAAGCTGTATGGAATGTTTTGACGACCAGCCTAGGTTACCCTTGCACCTACACGGAAGGAATTGCGATCCCAACAGGCAAATTGAAATGaacatatataaagaagaatTTACAGAGTACAAAAGCAGAGATGCCATTTCACCACTGACTTTGTTCTCCGAAGAAGAATCCAGAGACGGAAGGAAGCGCAATAATGCTTTACAAGATCATGTCTCAG CTCAAGCAGAGAAGACCTACACTCTGGAAGGATTTGCTGTTGGATCCAAGTGTGTTGTGTGGTCAAGTCTAAGAAACACATGGTCTAAATGTGAGATTCTGGAAATAGGTGAAGAAGGCACAAGG GTTCTGAACCTTTCAAATGGTATGGAGGAGATAGTGAACCCTGAGAATGTCTGGAATGGCATACCCAAATTAGATAAGAGTCCATCTGAG